TGAACAGCGCATAGATTTGCTTTTGCCTTTAATGACTTTAGAGGAAAAAGTAGGGCAGATGAATCAATACAACGGTTTTTGGGATGTTACAGGACCGGCTCCAAAAGGCGGAACAGCCGAATTGAAATACGAACATTTAAGAAAAGGATTGGTTGGATCGATGCTGACAGTGCGCGGCGTAAAGGAAGTTCGTGCCGTGCAGAAAATTGCGGTAGAGGAAACACGATTAGGGATTCCGTTAATTATTGGTTTCGATGTAATTCATGGTTATAAAACGTTAAGCCCGATTCCGTTGGCAGAAGCAGCCAGCTGGGATTTAGAAGCCATTAAAAAATCGGCAGCGATTGCGGCTGATGAAGCTTCGGCATCCGGAATAAACTGGACTTTTGGGCCAAATGTTGATGTTGCAAACGATGCGCGCTGGGGACGCGTGATGGAAGGTGCAGGAGAAGATCCGTATTTAGGAAGTAAAGTGGGGTATGCCAGAGTAAAAGGTTTTCAGGGAGAAACCGTTGCTGATTTGCAAAAAGTAAATACGATTGCAGCCTGTGCGAAACACTTTGCGGCTTACGGTTATGTTGAAGCGGGATTGGAATATAATATTGTAGACATCAGTAATTCAAAATTGTACAATTCCGTTTTACCTCCTTTTGAAGCGACGGTTGAGGCGGGAGTTCGTACGTTTATGAATTCGTTTAATACTTTGAATGGTGTTCCGGCAACTGGAAATGCCTTTTTGCAAAGAGATATTTTGAAAGGAAAATGGAAGTTTGACGGATTTGTAATTTCGGATTATGCTTCAATTCGTGAAATGATTGCACACGGTTATGTTAAAGATGAAGCCGATGCAACGGCAAAAGCGGTTATTGCAGGTTCTGACATGGATATGGAATCGTATTTGTATGTGGCAAAATTGGTTGATTTGGTAAAATCCGGCAAAGTAAAAGAAGCTTTGGTTGATGATGCCGTTCGCAGAATTCTTCGAGTAAAATTTGAATTGGGTTTATTTGACGATCCGTACAAATATTGTGATGAAAAACGTGAAAAAACGGTTGTTGGAAGTAAAGCCAATAACGAAGGCGTTTTAGACATGGCAAAGAAATCTATTGTTTTATTAAAGAACGCTTATCCGCCGGGGAGGAAAGAGAATTTGCTTCCGCTGAAAAAATCTGGACAAAAAATTGCTTTGATAGGCGCTTTGGCAAATGATAAAAACAGTCCGTTGGGAAGCTGGAGAATTGCAGCTTCAGACGATACTGCGGTTTCGGTTTTAGAAGGAATGCAGCAATACAAAGACAATCAGCTGACTTTTGAAAAAGGAGTTGATTTATTGACGCAAAAAGCAACGTTTTTAACCGAAACTGTTTTTAATACAACAGATAAAAGCGGATTTGAAGCAGCAAAAAAAGCAGCGAAAAATGCCGATGTTGTCGTAATGGTTTTAGGCGAATACGGATTTCAAAGCGGTGAGGGAAGAAGCCGTACTGATTTAAACCTGCCTGGTTTACAGCAGGAATTATTAGAGGAAATTTATAAAGTAAACCCAAATGTGGTTTTAGTTTTAAATAACGGCCGTCCGTTGAGTATTCCGTGGGCTGCAGAAAATGTTCCTGCAATTGTGGAGGCTTGGCATTTAGGAACTCAGGCTGGAAATGCAATTGCACAGGTTTTATATGGAGATTATAATCCGAGTGGAAAACTGCCAATGTCGTTCCCAAGGAATGTTGGACAGGTTCCGATTTATTACAACAAATACAGCACAGGAAGACCAACGGACAGTGATAAAAACGTTTTCTGGTCGCATTATATGGATGTCGAAAAAACGCCTCAATTCCCGTTTGGTTTTGGATTAAGCTACACCACTTTCGAATATAAAAACCTGAAATTGAATAAAACGACTTTTACAAAAGGTGAAAAAGTAGAAGTAAGTGTTGAGGTTACAAACTCCGGGAATTATGACGGAAAAGAAGTAGTTCAGTTATACATTCATGATGAATATGCAAGCATCGTCCGCCCGATTAAAGAATTAAAAGGTTTTGAATTAGTAAACCTGAAAAAAGGTGAAACCAAAACAGTTTCTTTTACATTAACTAATAAAGAGCTTGGTTTTTATGATAATGAAGGAAACTTTTTGGTAGAGCCTGGAACGTTTAAAATCATGGCAGGAGGAAGTTCTGATAAAGGTTTGCAAAGTGGTTTTGAAATAATAGAATAGTTTCTTTTAAGGTTCAAAGGGACAAAGTAACAAAGGGACAAAGTTTTTTAATCTAGCAATCCCGATAGTTATAGGGAGCTAATCCACAACGATTTTTGAATAGCCCCTAGCTTCAGCTAGGGGATTAAATTTGAATTTGAAAAAGGCTTTAGCCAAACTAACGACAGTTTGGTTAAAGCCTTTTTTTATGCTTGCTATTTTTACATCCAGCTAAAGCTGGACGCAATTCAAAATAATTTGAAAAAAACTTTGCGACTCTACGAGATTAAAAAAACACAACTTTTTAAATTAATAGCTTTCGATATTTTTCTACCTTTAAAATCTATTAAAACTCCAACCTTTAAATTACAAACATGAAATATAACAGATGTGGCAGAAGCGGTTTATTACTGCCTGAGATTTCCTTAGGATTGTGGCATAACTTCGGTTCAGTAGATAATTTTGAAAATGCAGAAAGTATTGCCATTGAAGCTTTTGATAAAGGAATTACTCATTTTGATTTAGCCAATAATTACGGCCCGGTTCCCGGTTCTGCTGAGGAGAATTTCGGAAAAATAGTATGGCATAATTTTCAGGGAAATCTGCGTGATGAAATCGTGATTTCTACGAAAGCTGGTTATACGATGTGGAAAGGTCCTTATGGAGACTGGGGTTCGAGAAAATATCTCTTGTCAAGTTTAGATCAAAGTTTAAAACGAATGAATATCGATTATGTTGATATTTTTTATTCGCATCGTCCGGACCCTGAAACTCCAATTGAGGAAACGATGATG
This portion of the Flavobacterium gelatinilyticum genome encodes:
- the bglX gene encoding beta-glucosidase BglX; translation: MKNKKIIIIGILSLFTVGNMNAQKKPYLDKNKTIEQRIDLLLPLMTLEEKVGQMNQYNGFWDVTGPAPKGGTAELKYEHLRKGLVGSMLTVRGVKEVRAVQKIAVEETRLGIPLIIGFDVIHGYKTLSPIPLAEAASWDLEAIKKSAAIAADEASASGINWTFGPNVDVANDARWGRVMEGAGEDPYLGSKVGYARVKGFQGETVADLQKVNTIAACAKHFAAYGYVEAGLEYNIVDISNSKLYNSVLPPFEATVEAGVRTFMNSFNTLNGVPATGNAFLQRDILKGKWKFDGFVISDYASIREMIAHGYVKDEADATAKAVIAGSDMDMESYLYVAKLVDLVKSGKVKEALVDDAVRRILRVKFELGLFDDPYKYCDEKREKTVVGSKANNEGVLDMAKKSIVLLKNAYPPGRKENLLPLKKSGQKIALIGALANDKNSPLGSWRIAASDDTAVSVLEGMQQYKDNQLTFEKGVDLLTQKATFLTETVFNTTDKSGFEAAKKAAKNADVVVMVLGEYGFQSGEGRSRTDLNLPGLQQELLEEIYKVNPNVVLVLNNGRPLSIPWAAENVPAIVEAWHLGTQAGNAIAQVLYGDYNPSGKLPMSFPRNVGQVPIYYNKYSTGRPTDSDKNVFWSHYMDVEKTPQFPFGFGLSYTTFEYKNLKLNKTTFTKGEKVEVSVEVTNSGNYDGKEVVQLYIHDEYASIVRPIKELKGFELVNLKKGETKTVSFTLTNKELGFYDNEGNFLVEPGTFKIMAGGSSDKGLQSGFEIIE